A single Desulfovibrio piger DNA region contains:
- the tmk gene encoding dTMP kinase: protein MFITFEGIEGSGKTTARQLLAQELEKRGHDVLLTREPGGCGLGRALRPILLDARNSGLCNRAELYLFLADRAQHVAEIIRPALEAGQIVICDRYTDSTLAYQGYGRGRDPDRLRRANDLATGGLQPDLTLLCDLPVSAGLERAGLRNRREGTVLSEGRFDGESLNFHERVRQGYLAIAAEEPDRIAIIDASQPPEDVVLQCLSAVERHLKQRGSGLE from the coding sequence ATGTTCATCACATTCGAAGGCATAGAAGGTTCCGGCAAGACCACGGCCCGGCAACTGCTGGCCCAGGAGCTGGAAAAGCGCGGCCATGACGTGCTGCTGACCCGCGAACCGGGCGGCTGCGGCCTGGGGCGCGCCCTGCGTCCCATCCTGCTGGACGCCCGCAATTCCGGCCTGTGCAACCGGGCCGAGCTCTATCTCTTTTTGGCCGACCGGGCCCAGCATGTGGCCGAGATCATCCGTCCGGCCCTGGAAGCCGGGCAGATCGTCATCTGCGACCGCTACACCGACTCCACCCTGGCCTACCAGGGCTACGGCCGCGGCCGCGACCCCGACCGCCTGCGCCGGGCCAACGATCTGGCCACCGGCGGCCTGCAACCGGATCTGACCCTGCTCTGCGACCTGCCCGTGTCCGCGGGGCTGGAGCGCGCGGGCCTGCGCAACCGGCGCGAGGGCACGGTGCTCTCCGAAGGCCGCTTCGACGGCGAGAGCCTCAATTTCCACGAACGCGTGCGCCAGGGCTATCTGGCCATCGCGGCCGAAGAGCCCGACCGCATCGCCATCATCGACGCATCGCAACCGCCCGAGGACGTGGTGCTGCAATGCCTCTCCGCCGTGGAGCGGCATTTGAAGCAGCGCGGCAGCGGGCTGGAATAA
- a CDS encoding PGN_0703 family putative restriction endonuclease has protein sequence MTYREAQKEHHLRQLASLFEGDPGGGKYGRNVYPFVLQAPEKNLLASVREEVLLYFNGHLPGAEGTVHFWNPGGEKVVVGHVCSLPTGHLLSSQVACLNHLFPLCRDGKASTLLLRELHPDMVEALPVGIHARDMFVEFEVTGGGSYLNEEQRGRSLTRGANATSVDAVMKGRDARGNIRLFLIEWKYTENYHSRRKKDPDSGMDAQLWRYRSFFTRDGSPFTFCNSDVDTTFFKELLIEPYYQLMRQTLLGWKMTQDPSRNGQATSFTHIVVIPHGNTALRSGCAGIAGRQGDLAGAWNALVREPALFLAPGELLHPLTTQPDYARLLDYLCRRYWQDGRSCS, from the coding sequence ATGACATACAGGGAAGCACAGAAAGAACATCATCTGCGACAGCTTGCCAGTCTGTTCGAAGGGGACCCCGGTGGAGGGAAATACGGGAGGAATGTCTATCCGTTCGTCCTGCAGGCGCCTGAAAAAAATCTTCTGGCCTCTGTACGGGAAGAGGTCCTGCTCTATTTCAACGGCCATTTGCCGGGAGCGGAGGGCACGGTGCACTTCTGGAATCCCGGCGGGGAAAAGGTGGTCGTCGGTCATGTGTGCAGCCTGCCCACCGGGCATCTGCTTTCTTCGCAGGTGGCCTGCCTCAACCATCTTTTTCCGCTATGCCGTGACGGGAAGGCGTCCACGCTGCTGCTGCGGGAGCTGCACCCGGATATGGTGGAAGCCCTGCCTGTGGGCATCCACGCGCGTGACATGTTCGTGGAATTTGAGGTCACAGGGGGCGGAAGTTACCTCAACGAGGAACAGCGGGGCAGATCGCTGACCCGGGGCGCCAACGCCACATCCGTGGATGCGGTCATGAAAGGACGGGATGCCCGGGGGAACATCCGGCTGTTCCTCATCGAATGGAAATATACGGAAAATTACCATTCCAGGCGCAAAAAGGATCCCGACAGCGGGATGGATGCACAGCTCTGGCGTTACAGGAGTTTCTTCACCCGTGACGGCAGTCCCTTCACTTTCTGCAACAGTGACGTGGACACCACGTTTTTCAAGGAGCTTTTGATCGAGCCGTATTACCAGCTCATGCGCCAGACCCTGCTGGGCTGGAAGATGACGCAGGACCCGTCCCGCAACGGACAGGCCACGTCGTTCACGCATATCGTGGTCATCCCGCACGGCAATACGGCCCTTCGTTCAGGCTGTGCGGGCATCGCAGGGCGACAGGGGGATCTTGCCGGGGCCTGGAACGCACTTGTCCGGGAACCCGCACTCTTCCTTGCGCCCGGGGAGTTGCTGCATCCGTTGACGACGCAGCCGGACTATGCCCGGCTGCTGGACTATCTTTGCCGCCGTTACTGGCAGGACGGGCGCTCCTGTTCATAA
- the surE gene encoding 5'/3'-nucleotidase SurE gives MRVLLTNDDGIRAEGLRAMYRALREAGHTVHVVAPMHEQSGVGHSLTFFDPLRAHKIEEPDFEGLGLYGTPTDCVKLALGNLLKKRPDMVISGINAGSNVGPDILYSGTVGAATEAAHEDLPSMALSCDVGGGTPDMEAIARHAVELAARIDWKKVPHRRVINVNYPRGPLSEAKGLRICPQTSAVWKNAYAERKDPRGEPYWWLEGEIPPHTINAGSDKDLLNRGYITVTPLRFEFTDHESLRSLEDMLLS, from the coding sequence ATGCGAGTGCTCCTGACCAACGACGACGGCATCCGGGCCGAGGGCCTGCGTGCCATGTACCGGGCCCTGCGCGAAGCCGGGCATACCGTGCATGTGGTGGCGCCCATGCACGAACAGTCCGGCGTGGGCCATTCCCTGACCTTTTTCGACCCCCTGCGTGCCCACAAGATCGAGGAGCCCGACTTCGAAGGTCTGGGCCTGTACGGCACCCCCACGGACTGCGTGAAGCTGGCCCTGGGCAACCTGCTGAAAAAACGGCCCGACATGGTCATCTCGGGCATCAACGCGGGCAGCAACGTGGGCCCGGACATCCTCTATTCCGGCACCGTGGGCGCGGCCACCGAAGCCGCCCACGAAGACCTGCCCAGCATGGCGCTCTCCTGCGATGTCGGCGGCGGCACCCCGGACATGGAGGCCATCGCCCGCCACGCCGTGGAGCTGGCCGCGCGCATCGACTGGAAAAAAGTGCCCCATCGCCGCGTCATCAACGTCAACTATCCCCGCGGCCCGCTCTCCGAGGCCAAGGGCCTGCGCATCTGCCCGCAGACCAGCGCCGTGTGGAAGAACGCCTACGCCGAACGCAAGGACCCGCGCGGCGAACCCTACTGGTGGCTGGAAGGCGAGATCCCGCCGCACACCATCAATGCCGGTTCGGACAAGGACCTGCTCAACCGCGGCTACATCACCGTGACGCCCCTGCGTTTCGAGTTCACGGACCACGAGAGCCTGCGCAGCCTGGAGGACATGCTGCTTTCCTGA
- a CDS encoding 3'-5' exoribonuclease YhaM family protein, protein MQKGIFVKDMTAPNEAEGIFVITLAAQGSSRNGPYWRLVLADASGSVEAKIWSPLSASFPVLRTGVFFYAHGRVSTFRDQLQFTVEEGRLLTPEEGAALDLADFMPASPYPLDAMMDELMALVREEFRHKPWRRLVDGVFKNEALREAFRTCPAAKGVHHAYAGGLLEHTLGVFKLCRRLADQYPELDRQTLLAGALFHDFGKIREFSGGIANDYTDEGRLLGHLEICVEMLAPYLEKSGLEPELQRHLKHLVLSHHGTLEFGAVRVPQTAEALALHYADNIDAKMAQCRGLFAQLGEGESWTPYQATLGRAMHRCARTPVEEKVEKKSRASRKNPGDDGMLSLL, encoded by the coding sequence ATGCAAAAAGGCATCTTCGTCAAAGACATGACGGCCCCCAACGAGGCGGAGGGCATCTTCGTCATCACCCTGGCCGCGCAGGGCAGCTCGCGCAACGGACCTTACTGGCGGCTCGTGCTGGCCGACGCCAGCGGCAGCGTGGAGGCCAAGATCTGGTCGCCCCTGAGCGCCTCTTTTCCCGTCCTGCGCACGGGCGTCTTCTTCTACGCCCACGGCCGGGTGAGCACCTTCCGCGACCAGCTCCAGTTCACGGTGGAGGAAGGCCGCCTGCTCACGCCGGAAGAAGGCGCCGCCCTGGACCTGGCCGACTTCATGCCCGCCAGCCCCTACCCGCTGGATGCCATGATGGACGAGCTCATGGCCCTGGTCCGCGAGGAGTTCCGCCACAAGCCCTGGCGCAGGCTGGTGGACGGCGTGTTCAAAAATGAGGCGCTGCGCGAGGCCTTCCGCACCTGCCCGGCGGCCAAGGGCGTGCACCACGCCTACGCGGGCGGCCTGCTGGAACATACCCTGGGCGTCTTCAAGCTCTGCCGCCGCCTGGCCGACCAGTATCCCGAGCTGGACCGCCAGACCCTGCTGGCCGGGGCCCTGTTCCACGACTTCGGCAAGATCCGCGAATTTTCCGGCGGCATCGCCAACGATTATACCGACGAGGGCCGCCTGCTGGGGCACCTGGAGATCTGCGTGGAGATGCTGGCCCCCTATCTGGAAAAGTCGGGGCTGGAGCCCGAATTGCAGCGCCATCTCAAGCATCTGGTGCTGAGCCACCACGGCACGCTGGAGTTCGGGGCCGTGCGCGTGCCGCAGACCGCCGAGGCCCTGGCGCTGCACTATGCGGACAACATCGACGCTAAGATGGCCCAGTGCCGGGGCCTGTTCGCCCAGCTGGGCGAAGGCGAGAGCTGGACGCCCTATCAGGCCACTCTGGGCCGGGCCATGCACCGCTGCGCGCGGACGCCGGTGGAAGAAAAAGTCGAAAAGAAGTCCCGCGCTTCCCGGAAAAATCCCGGGGATGACGGGATGCTCTCCCTGCTGTGA
- the fba gene encoding class II fructose-1,6-bisphosphate aldolase, whose amino-acid sequence MPLIGPKEMFAAAYAGRYAVGAFNVNNMEIVQGIMQAASEEKSPVILQVSSGARSYAGQKYLMKLVEAALAEDPSVPVVVHLDHGSSFELCRDCIDGGFTSVMIDGSHLPYEENIALTRQVVEYAHPRGIWVEAELGKLAGVEEHVSNADHVYTDPAQAVDFVERTGCDSLAVAIGTSHGAYKFKGEARLDFDRLEEIGKRLPGYPLVLHGASSVPQEFVEACNRFGGQVGGARGVPEDMLRKAAGMGVCKINVDTDIRLAVTASIRQYLAEHPEAFDPRAYLKPARQAVKDMVAHKIRNVMGSSGKA is encoded by the coding sequence ATGCCGCTTATCGGGCCTAAGGAAATGTTCGCCGCCGCTTATGCGGGCCGGTATGCTGTGGGCGCGTTCAACGTCAACAACATGGAAATCGTGCAGGGCATCATGCAGGCCGCCTCGGAGGAAAAATCCCCCGTGATCCTTCAGGTCTCCTCGGGCGCGCGCAGCTATGCCGGGCAGAAATACCTCATGAAGCTGGTGGAGGCCGCCCTGGCCGAGGATCCGTCCGTGCCCGTGGTGGTGCACCTGGACCACGGCTCCAGCTTCGAGCTGTGCCGCGACTGCATCGACGGCGGCTTCACCTCCGTGATGATCGACGGCTCGCACCTGCCCTATGAAGAAAACATCGCCCTGACCAGGCAGGTGGTGGAATACGCCCACCCGCGCGGCATCTGGGTGGAGGCCGAACTGGGCAAGCTGGCCGGGGTGGAAGAGCATGTGAGCAATGCCGACCATGTGTACACCGACCCCGCCCAGGCCGTGGACTTTGTGGAACGCACGGGCTGCGACTCCCTGGCCGTGGCCATCGGCACCAGCCACGGGGCCTACAAGTTCAAGGGCGAAGCCAGGCTGGACTTCGACCGCCTGGAAGAGATCGGCAAGCGCCTGCCCGGCTATCCGCTGGTGCTGCACGGCGCCTCCAGCGTGCCCCAGGAATTCGTGGAGGCCTGCAACAGGTTCGGCGGCCAGGTGGGCGGCGCCCGCGGCGTGCCGGAAGACATGCTGCGCAAGGCGGCCGGCATGGGCGTGTGCAAGATCAACGTGGATACCGACATCCGTCTGGCCGTGACCGCCTCCATCCGCCAGTATCTGGCGGAACACCCCGAAGCCTTCGACCCCCGCGCGTACCTGAAGCCCGCGCGACAGGCCGTCAAGGATATGGTCGCCCACAAGATCCGCAACGTCATGGGATCTTCCGGCAAGGCCTAG
- a CDS encoding pyridoxal phosphate-dependent aminotransferase, with translation MQISERVRTMKPSLTLSVNTRAMELRAQGIQVTSLAVGEPDFPTPKHICEAAKAAIDANFCRYTAVPGIPELRAAVGGYFKKFYGEDIAPECTIVSAGGKHALYNFMQASINPGDEVLLPAPYWLSYPYIIQLAGGVPVIVQASLEQGFKITPEMLDAKCTGKTRLLVLNTPSNPTGAVYNAEELAAILDWADSRDVYVLTDEIYDQLVFAPARMASAVHHFVKNPEKVAILNGVSKSFAMTGWRVGYVVAHPEIVKKMSSLQGHCTSNICSISQKAALAGLTGPLDFLAEMRQAFQRRRDLGMDIIRGWDFASCPCPDGAFYLFVDVRKCFGGTVRNSTELCTWLLDKARVAVVPGAAFGDDNCIRFSYAVSDDTLRDALQRIGDALSQLR, from the coding sequence ATGCAGATTTCCGAACGTGTGCGCACCATGAAGCCCTCGCTGACCCTCAGCGTCAATACCCGCGCCATGGAGTTGCGGGCCCAGGGCATACAAGTCACCAGCCTGGCCGTGGGCGAACCGGACTTCCCCACCCCCAAGCATATCTGTGAGGCCGCCAAGGCCGCCATCGACGCCAATTTCTGCCGTTACACGGCCGTGCCCGGCATCCCCGAGCTGCGGGCCGCCGTGGGCGGTTACTTCAAGAAATTCTACGGCGAGGACATCGCCCCCGAGTGCACCATCGTTTCCGCCGGCGGCAAGCATGCCCTGTACAACTTCATGCAGGCCTCCATCAACCCCGGTGACGAAGTGCTGCTGCCCGCCCCCTACTGGCTCAGCTATCCCTATATCATCCAGCTGGCCGGCGGCGTGCCCGTCATCGTGCAGGCCTCGCTGGAGCAGGGCTTCAAGATCACGCCGGAGATGCTGGACGCCAAATGCACCGGCAAGACCAGGCTGCTGGTGCTCAACACGCCCAGCAACCCCACGGGCGCCGTCTACAACGCCGAAGAGCTGGCCGCCATCCTGGACTGGGCCGACAGCCGCGACGTCTATGTGCTGACCGACGAGATCTATGACCAGCTGGTCTTCGCTCCGGCCAGGATGGCCAGTGCCGTGCACCACTTCGTCAAAAATCCCGAAAAGGTGGCCATCCTCAACGGCGTCTCCAAAAGTTTCGCCATGACCGGCTGGCGCGTGGGCTATGTGGTGGCCCATCCCGAGATCGTCAAAAAGATGTCCAGCCTGCAGGGCCACTGCACGTCCAACATCTGCTCCATCTCGCAAAAGGCCGCCCTGGCCGGCCTCACCGGGCCCCTGGACTTCCTGGCCGAGATGCGCCAGGCCTTCCAGCGCCGCCGCGATCTGGGCATGGACATCATCAGGGGCTGGGACTTTGCCTCCTGCCCCTGCCCGGACGGCGCCTTCTACCTGTTCGTGGACGTGCGCAAGTGCTTCGGCGGCACGGTCAGGAACTCCACCGAGCTCTGCACCTGGCTGCTGGACAAGGCCCGCGTGGCCGTGGTGCCCGGCGCCGCCTTCGGTGACGACAACTGCATCCGCTTCTCCTACGCCGTCAGCGACGACACCCTGCGCGACGCCCTGCAGCGCATCGGCGACGCCCTGTCCCAGCTGCGGTAA
- the sfsA gene encoding DNA/RNA nuclease SfsA encodes MEKSPLLPLPPGCVVGRFIRRYKRFSVEMLLDGRNVWVHSNNSGSMLGLTQAGVPLLASPAASPARKLPYTQEAVWLAQRAVPPLPGGTAGADGPAPGRGFWVGVNTSVPNRMIEAAFHAGRLDFAAGYTQCRREARRGESRLDACLTGPDLPPLWVECKNVTMVEDGVACFPDAATERGRKHLRELMDIVRCGERAAMFYLVQRPDGHCFGPADVVDPAYAALFYAALDAGVEVFPYRASVSPAGIDLEGLLPVAPRPAGL; translated from the coding sequence ATGGAAAAATCACCGTTGCTGCCCCTTCCCCCGGGCTGTGTGGTGGGGCGTTTCATCAGGCGCTACAAGCGCTTCAGTGTGGAGATGCTGCTGGACGGGCGGAACGTCTGGGTGCACAGCAACAACTCCGGCAGCATGCTGGGCCTGACCCAGGCCGGCGTGCCCCTGCTGGCTTCGCCCGCGGCCAGTCCGGCGCGCAAGCTGCCCTATACGCAGGAAGCCGTCTGGCTGGCCCAACGGGCCGTACCGCCCCTGCCCGGCGGAACGGCTGGAGCGGACGGGCCCGCCCCGGGCCGGGGCTTTTGGGTGGGCGTCAACACCAGCGTGCCCAACCGCATGATAGAGGCCGCCTTCCATGCCGGACGGCTGGACTTTGCCGCCGGATACACGCAATGCCGCCGGGAGGCCAGACGGGGCGAGAGCCGCCTGGACGCCTGCCTCACCGGGCCGGATCTGCCGCCGTTGTGGGTGGAGTGCAAGAACGTGACCATGGTGGAGGACGGCGTGGCCTGCTTTCCCGATGCGGCCACGGAGCGCGGCCGGAAGCATCTGCGCGAGCTCATGGACATCGTGCGCTGCGGCGAGCGCGCGGCCATGTTCTACCTGGTGCAGCGCCCGGACGGCCACTGTTTCGGCCCGGCGGACGTGGTGGACCCCGCCTACGCGGCCCTGTTCTATGCGGCGCTGGATGCCGGGGTGGAGGTCTTTCCCTACCGCGCCTCGGTGAGCCCCGCCGGTATCGACCTGGAGGGCCTGCTGCCCGTGGCGCCCCGTCCCGCCGGGCTGTGA
- a CDS encoding histone deacetylase, whose protein sequence is MTDPLRARNRLGVVFFPAFDWAISATHPEREERLLYTRDQLAEEGLFDIPGITEYRPELATDAQVERVHFCLPSTGAVVTDSHRASAGGAITAARLVMEKKEDKAFALVRPPGHHAMRVTHGNRGFCNINNEAVMVEYIRDHYPHPTGRPLRIAIVDTDVHHGDGSQDIFWNDPHTLFISLHQDGRTLYPGTGFPQECGGPGALGRTINIPLPPETSDEGYLYAIEHAVLPMLADFKPDLVINSAGQDNHFTDPLANMKLSAQGYAALNRALDPDIAVLEGGYAIRGALPYVNLGICLALAGLDAGDIREPRWRPESTRQKQKISDYIARLCDGLLELYHDPPSVPQEGEEEHGWWTRRKHVFYDTDMLRESQRESWRLCPDCSGLGCFETSSERVARSLCLLIPRHACPRCRAEAEARAAAARKAGLHAHVLVLDGDAALR, encoded by the coding sequence ATGACTGATCCCCTGAGAGCCCGCAACCGGCTGGGCGTGGTCTTTTTCCCCGCCTTCGACTGGGCCATCTCCGCCACCCATCCCGAGCGTGAGGAGCGCCTGCTCTACACCCGTGACCAGCTGGCGGAAGAAGGCCTGTTCGACATCCCCGGCATCACCGAGTACCGCCCGGAGCTCGCCACCGATGCCCAGGTGGAGCGCGTGCACTTCTGCCTACCCTCCACCGGCGCCGTGGTCACGGATTCGCACCGGGCCTCGGCGGGCGGAGCCATCACGGCCGCCCGTCTGGTCATGGAGAAGAAGGAAGACAAGGCCTTTGCCCTGGTGCGTCCCCCGGGCCACCACGCCATGCGCGTGACCCACGGCAACCGCGGTTTCTGCAACATCAACAACGAAGCCGTGATGGTGGAATACATCCGCGACCACTATCCGCATCCCACGGGGCGGCCCCTGCGCATCGCCATCGTGGATACGGACGTGCACCACGGCGACGGCAGCCAGGACATCTTCTGGAACGACCCGCACACCCTGTTCATCTCCCTGCACCAGGACGGCCGCACCCTCTATCCGGGCACGGGCTTCCCGCAGGAATGCGGCGGGCCGGGCGCGCTGGGCCGCACCATCAACATCCCCCTGCCGCCCGAGACCTCGGACGAGGGCTACCTCTACGCCATCGAGCACGCCGTGCTGCCCATGCTGGCGGACTTCAAGCCCGATCTGGTCATCAACTCCGCCGGGCAGGACAACCACTTCACGGATCCGCTGGCCAACATGAAGCTCTCGGCCCAGGGCTACGCGGCCCTCAACCGCGCCCTTGACCCGGACATCGCCGTGCTGGAAGGCGGCTACGCCATCCGCGGCGCCCTGCCCTATGTGAACCTGGGCATCTGCCTGGCGCTGGCCGGCCTGGACGCGGGCGACATCCGCGAGCCCCGGTGGCGGCCCGAGAGCACCCGCCAGAAACAGAAGATCAGCGACTACATCGCCCGCCTCTGCGACGGCCTGCTGGAGCTCTATCACGACCCGCCGTCGGTGCCGCAGGAAGGCGAGGAAGAGCACGGCTGGTGGACGCGGCGCAAGCATGTCTTCTACGATACGGACATGTTGCGCGAGAGCCAGCGCGAGAGCTGGCGCCTGTGCCCGGACTGCTCCGGCCTGGGCTGCTTCGAGACAAGCTCCGAGCGCGTGGCCCGCTCCCTGTGCCTGCTCATCCCCCGCCACGCCTGCCCCCGCTGCCGCGCCGAGGCCGAGGCCCGCGCCGCGGCGGCCCGCAAGGCCGGTCTCCACGCCCATGTGCTGGTACTGGACGGTGACGCCGCGCTGAGATAG
- the gap gene encoding type I glyceraldehyde-3-phosphate dehydrogenase, whose translation MSVSLGMNGFGRIGRYLLRLLADSEDIRITAINARADNASLAHLFKYDSVYGIFPGTVDHDDNGIIINGRHIEVTRCKTGEWEWARLGIDIAVETTGTLKKREDAAQHLQCGAKKVVVSAPCKEADATIVMGVNDGIYDAAAHTVISAASCTTNCLAPVAKVLNDAFGIRHGLMTTIHSYTMSQRILDGSHKDLRRARAACVSMIPTSTGAAKALALVVPELKGKLDGMAVRVPTPDISLVDLTCELEKPATAEEINAALKAAHDGALHDNMGYCDEPLVSIDFKGSTYGGVVDALSTQVMDGTMAKLIIWYDNESGFTNQLARLLRKVAASL comes from the coding sequence ATGTCCGTATCTTTGGGGATGAACGGCTTTGGCCGCATCGGTCGCTATCTGCTGCGTCTGCTGGCTGATTCGGAAGACATCCGCATCACCGCCATCAACGCCCGCGCCGACAATGCTTCGCTGGCCCACCTTTTCAAATACGACTCGGTGTACGGCATTTTCCCCGGCACCGTCGACCATGACGACAACGGCATCATCATCAACGGCCGCCATATCGAAGTCACCCGCTGCAAGACCGGTGAATGGGAATGGGCCCGCCTCGGCATCGACATCGCCGTGGAGACCACCGGTACCCTGAAAAAACGCGAAGATGCCGCCCAGCACCTGCAGTGCGGCGCCAAAAAGGTCGTGGTCTCGGCCCCCTGCAAGGAAGCCGACGCCACCATCGTCATGGGCGTCAATGACGGCATCTACGATGCCGCCGCCCATACCGTGATTTCCGCCGCCTCCTGTACCACCAACTGTCTGGCCCCGGTGGCCAAGGTCCTCAACGACGCCTTCGGCATCCGCCACGGCCTGATGACCACCATCCACTCCTACACCATGAGCCAGCGCATCCTGGACGGCTCCCACAAGGACCTGCGCCGCGCCCGCGCCGCCTGCGTGTCCATGATCCCCACCTCCACCGGTGCCGCCAAGGCCCTGGCCCTGGTGGTGCCCGAACTGAAAGGCAAGCTGGACGGCATGGCCGTGCGCGTGCCCACCCCCGACATCTCCCTGGTGGACCTGACCTGCGAGCTGGAAAAGCCCGCCACCGCCGAAGAGATCAACGCCGCCCTCAAGGCCGCCCATGACGGCGCCCTGCACGACAATATGGGCTACTGCGACGAGCCCCTGGTCTCCATCGACTTCAAGGGCAGCACCTACGGCGGTGTCGTTGACGCCCTGTCCACCCAGGTCATGGACGGCACCATGGCCAAGCTCATCATCTGGTACGACAATGAATCCGGCTTCACCAACCAGCTGGCCCGCCTGCTGCGCAAGGTGGCCGCCAGCCTGTAA
- a CDS encoding phenylacetate--CoA ligase family protein — MTHRFIPRLSPEEIARQQLEGLRFTVRQAFRSPQYRKRLEACGVTPDDITSLDDLRRLPTVDVEDLREGYPLPLLCVPEEDVVRIHASSGTTGKRKILAYTANDVDTFTLQMARCYEMAGLTPLDRMQVAVGYGLWTAGAGFQLGSERFGMLTIPVGPGNLEMHLQLLRDMGTTCFGATASMALLLAEEVERAGIRDKLRLRKVICGSEIRSEKMRLAIESKLGLESSYDIAGMTEMYGPGTAIDCDEHNGLHYWADLFIIEILDPETLQPVPEGEVGEMVVTSLRKEAVPLLRYRTHDLSRLLPGDCPCGLSMPRHDRILGRSDDMIIYRGVNIYPGQIMDVIGAFPELGGEYHVELTRDDRALDHMTLTVERAQGVTSGGDAQLAAALEQRLHKALLARVAVKLADPASLPRTFSKSKRVTDLR; from the coding sequence ATGACCCATCGTTTCATCCCCCGGCTTTCTCCCGAAGAGATCGCCCGCCAGCAGCTGGAAGGCCTGCGTTTCACCGTGCGCCAGGCTTTCAGGTCCCCCCAGTACCGCAAACGTCTGGAAGCGTGCGGCGTCACGCCCGACGACATCACCTCGCTGGACGATCTGCGCCGTCTGCCCACCGTGGACGTGGAAGACCTGCGCGAAGGCTACCCCCTGCCCCTGCTCTGCGTGCCCGAAGAGGACGTGGTGCGCATCCACGCCTCCAGCGGCACCACGGGCAAGCGCAAGATCCTGGCCTACACGGCCAATGACGTGGACACGTTCACCCTGCAGATGGCCCGCTGCTACGAGATGGCGGGCCTGACCCCCCTGGACCGCATGCAGGTGGCCGTGGGCTACGGCCTGTGGACGGCCGGTGCGGGCTTCCAGCTGGGCAGCGAGCGCTTCGGCATGCTCACCATCCCCGTGGGCCCCGGCAACCTCGAAATGCATTTGCAGCTTTTGCGCGACATGGGCACCACCTGTTTCGGCGCCACGGCCTCCATGGCCCTGCTGCTGGCCGAAGAAGTGGAGCGCGCCGGTATCCGCGACAAGCTCAGGCTGCGCAAGGTCATCTGCGGCTCGGAAATCCGCAGCGAAAAGATGCGCCTGGCCATCGAGAGCAAGCTGGGCCTGGAAAGCAGCTATGACATCGCGGGCATGACCGAGATGTACGGCCCCGGGACGGCCATCGACTGCGACGAGCACAACGGCCTGCACTACTGGGCCGACCTGTTCATCATCGAGATCCTCGATCCCGAGACCCTGCAGCCCGTGCCCGAAGGCGAAGTGGGCGAGATGGTGGTCACCAGCCTGCGCAAGGAGGCCGTGCCCCTGCTGCGCTACCGCACCCACGACCTTTCCCGCCTGCTGCCCGGCGACTGTCCCTGCGGCCTCAGCATGCCCCGCCATGACCGCATCCTCGGCCGTTCCGACGACATGATCATCTACCGCGGCGTCAACATCTATCCCGGCCAGATCATGGACGTCATCGGCGCCTTCCCCGAACTGGGCGGCGAATACCATGTGGAGCTGACCCGCGACGACCGGGCGCTGGACCACATGACCCTGACCGTGGAACGCGCCCAGGGCGTCACCTCCGGCGGCGACGCCCAGCTGGCGGCCGCGCTGGAACAGCGCCTGCACAAGGCCCTGCTGGCCCGCGTGGCCGTAAAGCTTGCCGATCCCGCCAGCCTGCCCCGTACCTTCAGCAAGTCCAAGCGCGTCACCGATTTGCGCTAG